Proteins from a genomic interval of Mycobacterium conspicuum:
- a CDS encoding DUF503 domain-containing protein, which yields MWIGWLEFDVLLDPELGVRSLKHKRSVIRPVIAELQRKFSVSAAETGSHDLHRRAGIGVTLVSSDRSHVVDVLDAAERLVAARPEFELLSARRGLLRSDD from the coding sequence ATGTGGATCGGCTGGCTCGAGTTCGATGTGCTGCTGGACCCGGAGCTTGGGGTGCGATCCCTCAAACACAAGCGATCGGTGATCCGTCCGGTCATCGCCGAACTGCAGCGCAAATTCAGCGTGTCGGCCGCCGAGACCGGTTCACACGACCTGCACCGCCGGGCCGGCATCGGTGTGACACTGGTGTCCAGCGACCGCAGCCATGTCGTCGACGTTCTGGATGCGGCCGAACGTCTGGTCGCGGCGCGTCCCGAGTTCGAGTTGCTGTCCGCGCGCCGAGGCCTGCTGCGCAGCGACGACTAA
- the trmI gene encoding tRNA (adenine(58)-N(1))-methyltransferase TrmI, with the protein MPATGPLAVGERVQLTDAKGRHYTIELTPGSEFHTHRGTIAHDALIGLEQGSVIKSSNGALYLVFRPLLVDYLMGMPRGPQVIYPKDAAQILHEGDIFPGACVLEAGAGSGALTCWLLRAVGPQGRVISYEQRADHAEHARRNVSVCYDGPPENWELIIGDVADSDLPDGSVDRAVLDMLAPWEVLDSVSRLVAAGGVLVIYVATVTQLSTVVEAVRAQGCWTEPRAWETLQRGWNVVGLAVRPQHSMRGHTAFLITTRRLAPGAVAPAPLGRKRPGRDD; encoded by the coding sequence GTGCCAGCAACCGGTCCCCTCGCTGTTGGCGAGCGCGTTCAGCTCACCGACGCCAAGGGCCGCCACTACACGATCGAACTGACCCCGGGCAGCGAGTTCCACACGCATCGCGGCACCATCGCCCATGACGCGTTGATCGGGCTGGAACAGGGCAGCGTCATCAAATCCAGCAACGGCGCGCTGTATCTGGTGTTCCGCCCGCTGCTGGTCGACTACCTGATGGGGATGCCCCGCGGGCCGCAGGTGATCTATCCGAAGGACGCCGCCCAGATCCTGCACGAAGGCGACATTTTCCCGGGGGCCTGCGTGCTGGAGGCGGGCGCCGGATCCGGTGCGCTGACCTGCTGGCTGCTGCGCGCCGTCGGTCCGCAGGGACGGGTGATCTCCTACGAGCAGCGCGCCGATCACGCCGAGCACGCCCGCCGCAACGTCTCGGTGTGCTACGACGGGCCACCGGAGAACTGGGAGCTGATCATCGGCGACGTCGCCGACTCCGACCTGCCCGACGGCTCCGTAGACCGGGCGGTGCTGGACATGCTGGCGCCGTGGGAGGTGCTCGACAGCGTGTCGCGGTTGGTGGCTGCCGGCGGAGTGCTGGTGATCTACGTGGCCACCGTCACCCAGCTGTCCACCGTCGTTGAGGCGGTGCGCGCTCAGGGGTGCTGGACCGAACCGCGGGCATGGGAGACGTTGCAGCGGGGCTGGAACGTTGTCGGGCTGGCCGTGCGGCCCCAGCATTCGATGCGCGGGCACACGGCGTTCCTGATCACCACGCGCAGGCTCGCGCCGGGCGCGGTCGCCCCCGCGCCGCTGGGGCGCAAACGCCCCGGCCGCGACGATTAG
- a CDS encoding RecB family exonuclease — MTEQPDTPSRPALSPSRAADFKQCPLLYRFRAIDRLPEPPSAAQLRGSVVHAALERLYELPAAQRVAATARSLVEPAWDRMITEVPALAAEVEPEQRTQLLEEARALLSGYYRLEDPTRFDPACCEERIEVELADGTLLRGFIDRIDVAATGELRVVDYKTGKAPPANHAAANFTAEFKAIFQMKFYALALLRSRGVLAARLRLIYLADGQVLDYTPDRDELLRFEKTLIAIWHAIQSASRTGDFRPNPSRLCQWCPHQQHCPAFGGTPPPYPGWPEQLLAG, encoded by the coding sequence ATGACGGAGCAGCCGGACACGCCGTCCCGGCCCGCCCTATCGCCGTCGCGGGCCGCGGACTTCAAGCAGTGTCCGCTGCTGTACCGGTTCCGTGCGATCGATCGGCTCCCCGAGCCGCCGTCGGCGGCTCAACTGCGCGGATCGGTGGTGCATGCGGCGCTAGAGCGGCTCTACGAGCTGCCGGCGGCGCAACGCGTCGCCGCCACCGCACGTTCTCTCGTGGAACCCGCGTGGGATCGGATGATCACCGAGGTGCCCGCGCTGGCCGCCGAAGTGGAGCCCGAGCAGCGGACCCAACTGCTCGAGGAAGCCCGCGCGTTGCTGTCGGGCTACTACCGGCTCGAAGACCCGACGCGCTTCGACCCCGCCTGCTGCGAGGAACGTATCGAGGTGGAGCTGGCCGACGGAACGCTGCTGCGCGGCTTCATCGACCGCATCGACGTCGCCGCCACCGGCGAGCTGCGGGTGGTCGATTACAAGACCGGCAAGGCGCCGCCGGCCAATCACGCCGCGGCCAACTTCACCGCCGAGTTCAAGGCGATCTTCCAGATGAAGTTCTACGCGCTGGCACTGCTGCGGTCGCGCGGTGTGCTGGCCGCCCGCCTGCGGCTCATCTACCTGGCCGACGGGCAGGTGCTGGATTACACCCCGGACCGCGACGAGCTGTTGCGATTCGAAAAGACCCTGATCGCCATCTGGCATGCCATCCAATCCGCAAGTCGGACAGGCGATTTCCGTCCCAACCCGTCGCGGTTGTGCCAGTGGTGCCCGCATCAGCAACACTGTCCGGCATTCGGTGGGACGCCGCCGCCGTACCCCGGCTGGCCCGAGCAGCTGCTGGCCGGCTAA
- a CDS encoding FAD-containing oxidoreductase has translation MTAHFDAIIVGAGQAGPPLAGRLTAAGQRVAVVERKHVGGTCVNTGCIPTKTLVASAHAAQLARRGAEYGIGTGPVSVDMAKVKARKDGVMLADRNGVESWLQGMDGCTLVRGHARFVDPHTLKVDEQLLRADRIFLNVGGRAVVPDIPGLSDVDFLTNVSILELDTVPSHLVIVGGSYIALEFAQMYRRFGARVTVVERGPRLASREDEDVSATIKEILETEGVDVVLGAEDIRITKRDNGFELSPGDGAAPIQGSHLLLAVGRRPNTDDLGLEAAGVQTDARGCIVVDDALKTNVDHIWAMGDCNGKGAFTHTSYNDFEIVAANLLDNDPRRVSDRITTYALYIDPPLGRAGMTVDQVRASGRRALVGKRPMTRVGRAVEKGETQGFMKIVVDADTREILGAAIFGVGGDESIHCILDVMSAKAPYTTLARTMHIHPTVSELIPTMLQEMSPL, from the coding sequence GTGACAGCGCATTTCGATGCGATCATCGTCGGCGCCGGTCAGGCCGGGCCGCCGCTGGCCGGGCGCCTGACCGCCGCCGGGCAGCGCGTCGCGGTCGTGGAACGCAAACACGTCGGCGGCACCTGCGTCAACACCGGATGCATTCCGACCAAGACCCTGGTCGCCAGCGCGCACGCCGCGCAACTGGCCCGGCGCGGGGCCGAGTACGGCATCGGCACCGGACCCGTCAGTGTGGACATGGCGAAAGTCAAGGCCCGCAAGGACGGCGTGATGCTCGCCGACCGCAACGGTGTCGAAAGCTGGCTGCAGGGCATGGACGGCTGCACCCTCGTCCGCGGCCACGCCCGTTTCGTGGACCCGCACACGCTGAAGGTCGACGAGCAACTGTTGCGAGCCGACCGGATCTTCCTCAACGTGGGCGGCCGTGCGGTGGTGCCGGACATCCCGGGATTGTCCGATGTCGACTTCCTCACCAACGTGTCGATCCTCGAACTCGACACGGTGCCAAGCCATCTCGTCATCGTCGGCGGTAGCTATATCGCGCTGGAGTTCGCGCAGATGTACCGCCGCTTCGGGGCCCGGGTGACCGTGGTCGAGCGCGGCCCGCGGCTGGCCTCCCGCGAGGACGAGGACGTCTCGGCCACCATCAAGGAAATTCTGGAGACCGAAGGTGTCGATGTTGTCCTCGGCGCCGAAGACATACGGATAACCAAGCGCGACAACGGATTTGAACTATCGCCTGGGGACGGCGCCGCGCCGATTCAGGGTAGCCACCTGCTGCTGGCGGTGGGACGTCGGCCCAACACCGACGATCTCGGACTTGAGGCCGCGGGCGTGCAGACCGATGCCCGCGGCTGCATCGTCGTCGACGACGCACTGAAGACCAACGTCGATCACATTTGGGCGATGGGCGATTGCAACGGCAAGGGCGCCTTCACGCACACGTCGTACAACGACTTCGAAATCGTCGCGGCCAACCTGCTCGACAACGATCCGCGGCGGGTTAGCGATCGCATCACCACCTATGCGCTGTATATCGATCCGCCGCTGGGGCGCGCCGGCATGACCGTCGACCAGGTCCGCGCGTCGGGGCGCCGGGCGCTGGTCGGCAAGCGGCCGATGACCAGGGTCGGCCGGGCGGTGGAAAAGGGTGAGACGCAAGGCTTTATGAAGATCGTGGTCGATGCCGACACCCGAGAGATCCTGGGAGCGGCCATCTTCGGGGTGGGCGGCGACGAATCCATCCACTGCATCCTGGACGTCATGTCCGCCAAGGCGCCCTACACCACGTTGGCGCGGACCATGCACATCCACCCCACGGTCAGCGAGCTGATTCCGACGATGCTGCAGGAGATGTCGCCGCTTTAG